In Haloarcula limicola, the genomic stretch CGACAGATACGCAATGAGACAGTCGAGCCGGTCTACCGGCTATAGAAGGGGATGAGAGCTACGAGTGAGCGATGTTGAGTTCGAGTTCGTTCGCGGCCCCGAGCAACAGGTCGGGCAGTTCCGTCTCGAACCGCTCGCCCTTCAGTCGGTGAGAGGGGCCCGTGACGCTGAGTCCGCCGATGACGTCATCGTTCGAATCACAGATGGCGACGCCGACGGCGTGTGTCCCCTGCAGGGACTCGTTGCGGTTGAAGGCGTATCCGCGGTCGCGGATCTCGTCGAGTTCCCGCAACAGCTCGTCCGGGTCCGTTATCGTGTGCTCGGTCATCGGCTCGAAGTCCATCAGTTCGACCATTTCGAACAGCTCCGATTCCGGGAGCTCCGCGAGGATCGCTTTCCCCGCAGACGCGGCGTAGAGGGGGATTCGGCTCCCGATTCCCGGGTCGGTGTGGACCGCGTGGGTTCCGACCGACCGGGCGAGATACACCGCCTCGCCGTGTTCCTCGACGAAGAACTGCGCGCGCTCGCCCGTCTCGCTGGCGATCTCCTCGACCTTGTCGCGGACGAGTTTGTACCCGCAGTAGCTGTTCCGCGCGGTCACGCCGATGTCCAGAAAGCGGAGCCCCACCCGATAGCCGTCGTCTCGCTCGACGACGTATCCGAGGTGTTCGAGCGTCCGCAGATGGCGGTGAATCGTGCTCTTCGCGTAGTCGAGTTCGGCCGCCATCTCCGGGAGCGTCGTCCCCTCCTCCTCCTTGACGAACTGCACGACGTCGAACAGCGTCTGGGCCGTCTTGACCGAGTCGGGCAGTTCGTCGCCGGCTTGCATTCCCATACGCGGTCAATGTATCCTCGACAATAAAAAGTGTTCGACGACTTCGAACGGGGGCGGGCGGTCGCGGACTCGCCTCGCGCGGCGGTCGTACCGCTACCGGGCGGCCGACTGATAGTCAGATTTAATTCGCTCAGTCGAGTGGTCGGACCCGTGGCATCGCTCTCATCTATCGCCGGGACCGACGCGGGCGTCATCCGCGAACGCCCCTTTCAGTTGCTGTTCCTCACGAACATGCTCCCGCCGCTCGGGACCGCACTTCTCTCCCCGGTGCTGAACTCGCTCGTCGAGCCGCTCGGCGCGACGCCGGCGAACATCGGGCTGATGATGTCGGCGTTCACCGCGCCCGCCGTCGTCGTCATCCCGATCACCGGCGTCCTCGCCGACCGGTACGGACGACGACCCGTCATCCTCTTCGGACTCCTCTGGTTCGGTATCACCGGCACGGCCATCTCGCTCGTTTCGACGTTCGAGGCCGCCCTGCTCTTGCGGTTCTGTCAGGGGTTCGGCTTCGCCGCGCTCACGCCGGTCATCATCACCAGCATCGGCGACCTCTACTCGGGGACGAAGGAGGCGACGGCACAGGGCTTTCGCTTCACCGGGTCCGGCATCACCCAGACGGTCTTCCCGCTCACCGCCGGGCTGCTGGTCGGTCTCGCGTGGCAGTACCCGTTCCTCCTGTACGCCATCGCGTTCCCCATCGCCGCCGTCGTCTACGTCTGGTTCGAGGAGCCGATCGACTCGGACGCCGACACCGACGACGGACGGCCGCTCAAGGCGCAGCTCGCCGACCTCTGGACGCTCGTCTCGCACAGGCGAGCGTGGACGATGGTCGTCGCCCGCGGCTCGGCCAACCTCGTGTGGTTTGGCTTCCTCACCTACAACTCCATCGTCGTCGTCGACGGCCTCGGCGGGACGCCGGCGCAGGCGGGCGTGCTCGCGGCCCTCGCCAGCACCAGTTACGCGGTCGCCGCGACGCAGGCCGGTCGCATCACCGCGCACTTCGAGCGCCGGCTGTATCCGCTCGTCGCGATGAACGTCTCGCTGGGCGCCGGTCTCGCGGTCGTCTTCCTCGCCGACGCGCTCTGGCTGGCGGTCGCCGGCGTCGTGTTCATGGGATTGGGCTTCGGCGTCGTCCTCTCGATATACCGGACCGTCATCACGTCGCTCGCGCCGCCGACCCTCCGCGGCGGGCTGGTGAGTCTCAGCGAGGGGAGCGGCCGGGCGGCGGCGACGGTGACGCCGATCCTCATGGGCGCCGCCATCGCCGTCTTGAACCCGCAGTTCGGGTTCGTCTCCTCGGTCCGACTGGTCGGTATCGCGACGGCGGCGGTCGGGGCGGGCGTCGGCGTCGCCTGTCTGCTCCTCATGAGCGTCTCGCCGTCGATTCAGGTAGATGCCTAGCGGGGCGACCGCGGGTACTTTGTCGGTCGGCTCCGACTACCTTCGACAGAACACATGCCCACCGACACACCCGACATCGCGGTCCTCGACCACGACGCACACGGGATCCCCGCCGCTGAATACGCCGACATTCTCCGGCGGCGACTCCCGGATTACACCGTCAGCCTCGCCGATACACCCTCCGAACGGCGGCGACTGCTCGAAACGGCGACCGTCGTCGCTGGGAGTAGATTGGACGGAGACGACCTCAACGCCGCCGAGAACCTCCGCCTGTTCGCCTGTAACTCGGCCGGCGTCGAGCACCTGCCGCTCGACGCGCTCGCCGAACGGGGGGTCGCCGTGACGAACGCCTCGGGCGTCCACGGGCCGAACATCGCCGAGCACGTCCTCGGCTGGGTGCTGACGTTCGCTCGCCGACTGGACGAGGGCCGGCGTCGACAGGAACGGCGGGAGTGGCGGCGGTTCCAGTCGTTCGCCGAACTCGCCGGGAGCACCGTCACCGTCGTCGGTCTCGGGTCCATCGGCGAGGCCATCGTCCAGCGGTTCTCGGGGTTCGACGTGACGACGCTCGGCGTGCGCCACACCCCCTCGAAGGGCGGGCCGACCGACGAGGTGCTGGGCTACGGCGATCTCGACGACGCGCTGGCCCGAACGGACGTGCTCGTCCTCTCCTGTCCGCTGACCGAGACGACGGAACAGCTGATCGGCGAGACCGAACTCGGTACCCTGCCGACCGACGCCGTCCTCGTCAACGTCGCCCGCGGCGGCGTCGTCGATACGGAAGCGTTAGTCGGGGCGCTGCAGTCGAACAAGATCCACGGCGCGGCCCTGGACGTGACCGACCCGGAACCGCTCCCGACCGACCACGAGCTCTGGGGGTTCGAGAACGTCTTCCTCACGCCGCACGTCTCGGGACACACGCCGAAGTACTGGGAGCGCCGAGCGGACATCTTAGTGGAGAATATAGAGCGAGTCGCCGAATCGGGAGCGTACGAGAAACTCCGCAATCAGGTAGCCTGAGCGCGGCGGGCGGCGAGCGGCGACCGCAGGGCGGCGGGTATTAGAACCCGCTCGTCCCTTCGAGTCGGTGTTCCTCGACGACGTCCTCGTCCAGTTCGATTCCCAGTCCGGGCTCCTCGGGCACTTCGATGTAGCCGTCCTGGATCAGCGGCTCGTCGCGGGCGAGCATGTCGTCCCACCAGTCGACCTCCAGCGCGTGGTACTCCAGCAGGTCGAAGTTCGGCGTCGCCGCACCGAGATGGACGCAGGCCATCGTCCCGACCGGGCTACAGACGTTGTGCGGGGACATCGGCATGTAGTTCTCTTCGGCCCGGTCGGCGACCCGCATCGTCTCGGCGAGGCCGCCGACCGTCGTCGGGTCCGGCGTGATGACGTCGACGCCGTGGTCGTAGACCAGTTCCGAGAGCTCGAACACCCGGAAGCGGTTCTCGCCGGTGGCGACCGGCGTCCTGGTGTTCTTCGTCACCTCCTTCTGGGCGTCCATGTTCTCCGGCGGCACGAGGTCTTCGAGCCACATCAGTTTGTACTCCTCCAGTTCGTGGGCCAGTCGCTTCGCGCTCTCGACGGAGTAGTCCCAGTGGCAGTCGAAGGCGAGGTCGACGTCGTAGCCGATCTCGTCGCGCACCGCCTCGACGATCTCGCGTTTCTCCTCGATGGCCGCGTTCGTCAGACGACCGTTGTACGGGTCGGGGTCGTTGTCGGCCGGCAGGTCGAGGTCGAACTTCAGTGCGGTGAAGCCCATGTCGGTGACGCGGGCCGCCTCGGCGGCGTACGCCTCCGGCGAGTACGCCTCGGCCCCGGCGTAGGCCGTCGCGCCGTCCTCGACGGCGTAGGCCTCGCCGGCGTGGCAGTCGCAGTAGAGGCGCACCTCGTCGCGGTACTTCGAGCCGAGCAACTGGTAGACCGGGAGGCCGAGGATCTTCCCGGCGGCGTCCCACAGCGCCACCTCGATGCCCGAGGCGGCCGTGACGACCTTGCCGGTCGTCCCCCCGTGGCCGGACATCTCCTGGAAGATGTAGCGGCTGAGCCGCTCCACGTCGAGCGGGTTCTCCCCGAGCAGGAACCGCTTGGTGTACTCGACGAGTTCTGGGACGCCCCCGCCCCGGTAGGACTCGCCGATGCCGGTGACGCCGGCGTCGGTCTCGACCTTGATGAGGTTCCACTCGAAGTTGCCTTCGACCACGCAGGTCTTGATGTCGGTTATCTCTACGTCGCGGTCCGGGTCGCGGTTCGCTATCTGGTCTGAGTAATCTCTCATTGGGTTCTGAATTCGTCGAGCGCGTCGTCATCGAGCGGTACACCGTGGCCGGGCGTCTCCGGCAGGGGAATCATTCCGTCGTCGTCGGGGGCGAGCGGTTCGGCCACCACGTCGTCGAACACCTTCACGTCCATGTCGCGGTAGAAGTACTCGATCCAGAGGCCGTTCTCGATGGCCCCCAGGAGCGAGGCGTGGATGTTCCAGTTGTAATGGGGCGCGATGGGGATGTCGTAGGCGGCCGCGTAGTTGGCGATGCGGAGCCACTCCGTGACGCCGCCGCAGACGGTCACGTCCGGCTGGAGGACGGTCGCCGCGCCCGTGTCGTTGAGGCGGGCGAAGTTGTGTCGCGTCCCTTCGAGTTCGCCGGTCGCGACCGGGTAGTCGATGGCGTCGTTGACCTCGGCCATCGTCTCGACCCTGTCGATCATCACCGGTTCCTCCATGAAGTACGGGTCGTGCGGTTCGAAGGCGCGACAGGCCCGGATGGCCTCGGTCGCGGAGGACCAGACGCCGTTCGCGTCGAGCAAGAGCGTCCGGTCGGGGCCGATCTCCTCGCGGACGGCGGCGACGCGCGCTTCCTCCTCGCTGACCGAGCGGCGGCCGACCTTCATCTTGACGACGTCGTGACCTTCGTCGAGATACCGGCGCATCTCCTCGCGCAGGCCCTCGTGACCCTTGTCGTCGCGGTAGTAGCCGCCGCTGGCGTAGGACGGGACCGAGTCGGCGTAGCCGCCCAGCAGTTTGTACAGCGGCTCGTCGGCGGCCTTCGCCTTCAGGTCCCAGAGCGCGATGTCGACCGTCGAGATGGCCCGCAGAAAGAGCCCCGTCCGCCCGATCTGGACGTTGCCCTCGTACATCTCCTGCCAGAGCCGCTCGGTGTCTCGCGGGTCCTCCCCGAGCAGTATCGGTTCGAGGAGGGACTCGACGGCCTCCGAGATGAGGCCGGCCCCCTCGTAGCCCAGCGAGTACCCGACGCCCTCTCGGCCGTCGGCCGTCCGGACGTGCGTTATCGCGTGGTCGCGGAAGGTGAGCGTCCGGTTCGAAAAGGAGACCGGGGACTCCAGCGGGATCTCTATCGGATACGATTCTACATCTACGATTTCCATAGACACAGCGCCGCGACACACGGAGTAATAGCCCGCCGTCGCGGCAATACTTACCACCCGCACATTTGTACGTCTCGGTCGATACACGCCGGTATGGACGTACCCGACCGCAGTGACGTCGACCACCTCATCGACCCGCAGCCGCTCCCGTCGTTCGCGCGGGTCCGCTACGAACCGCCCGTCGAGACGGTCGCCGAGCCCGCCGACGCGGCTCGGGAGGAACTCGATGCCCTCGCGCTCGACGGTCTGTCCGAGGGGGCCACCGTCGCCGTCGGCGTCGGGAGCCGCGGCATCCACGCTATCGACGACGTCACGCGCGCCGTCGTCGGGGAACTCGCCGAGCGCGGCTTCGACCCGGTGGTCGTCCCGGCGATGGGAAGCCACGGCGGGGCGACCCCCGAGGGCCAGCGGGAGGTGCTGGAGGCGCTCGGCATCACCGAGTCGGAGCTGGACGCCGCGATAGACGCCCGGATGGACACCGAGCGCGTGGCGACCGTGACCGTGGGCGAGACGGAGATGCCAGTCCACCTCTCGGTCGCCGCGCTGGAGGCCGACGCCGTCCTCGTCGTCAACCGCGTCAAGGCACACACCAACTTCACCGGGCCGGTCGAGAGCGGGCTGACGAAGATGGCCGTCGTCGGCCTGGGCAAACAGCGCGGGGCGAAGTCCTTCCACTCGACGGCCATCGCCGAGGGGTACCTGGAGACGCTGAAGCCCGCGCTCTCGGCCATCGAGGACGCCGCCCCGCTGGTCGGCGGCATCGCCCTCGTGGAGAACTTCCACGAGGAGATCGCCCGCGTCGAGGCCGTCCCGGCCGGGTCGTTCATCGAGCGCGAACCCGCGCTGCTGGAGCGGGCCTACGAGGAGATGCCGACCCTCCCTATCGACGACGTGGACCTGCTGGTCGTCGACGAACTCGGCAAGGAGATCTCGGGGGCCGGGATGGACACGAACGTCATCGGCCGTTACCGCGTCCTCAACGCGCCCGACCCCGAGACCCCCTCGATAGATATCATCTACGCCCGCGGCCTCACCGAGGCGACGAAGGGCAACGGCATCGGCATCGGGCTGGCCGACCTCACCCGCAAAGCGGCGCTCGACCAACTGGACCTCCGGAAGACCTACGCGAACACGTTCACGAGCGGCTCGCTCGCGAAGGGGCAACTCCCCGTCGTCGCGCCGGACGACGAGTTCGCCCTGCGGGCGGCGCTGTCGGCCCTCGGCGGCTACGACCCGGAGACGGTCCGCGTCCTCTGGATACAGAACACGCAGGACCTTGGCGAGTTACACGTCTCCGAGGCGGTACTTCCCGACCTGCCCGACGCCGCGGAGGTCGTTGAGGACGCGACGCTCTCCTTCACCGACGGGACCGCCGCGTTCACCGAAGAGTGACCCCGTCGCCGAGGTTGCCTCTACGGAAACATTTTCAGGCTCGACCCTGATTGGGTCTCACATGGACCTGCAACTAGACGGGAACGCAGCGCTCGTGACAGCGTCGTCAAGCGGACTCGGCAAGGCGTCGGCGAAGGCGCTCGCCCGCGAGGGCGTGAACGTGGTCATCAACGGCCGCGACGAGGATCGACTGGCCGAGGCGAAGGAGGAAGTCGAAGAGGTCGCGACCGGCGAGGTGCTCGCCCAGTCCGGCGACCTCACCGACCCGGACGAGACGGTCGCGCTCGTCGAGGCGACCGTCGAGGAGTTCGGCGGCCTCGACCACCTCGTGACGAGCGCTGGCGGTCCGCCGTCGGGCGCGTTCATGGACACCGACGACGAGGACTGGGAGCACGCCTACCAACTGCTCGTGATGAGCGTCGTCCGACTGGCGCGCGAGGCCGCCCCGCACCTCCAGGAGAGCGACCACGGGACCATCGTCAACATCACCTCCCGGAGCGTGAAGGAGGCGCTTGACAGCCTCGTGCTGTCGAACTCCGTCCGGATGAGCGTCATCGGCCTGGAGAAGACGCTCTCGAAGGAGCTGGCACCCGAGGTGCGGGCCAACGCCGTCCTCCCCGGCCCCCACGAGACCTCGCGGATTCAGGACCTCGTGAACGACGCCGTCGACCGCGGCGAGTACGACTCCTACGAGGAGGGCCTGCAGGGCTGGGCCGGCAACCCCTTAGAGCGCATCGGTGACCCGATGGAACTGGGCAACACCGTCGCGTTCCTCTCCTCTCCGATGTCCGGATTCATCAACGGCACCGCGCTGCCTATCGACGGCGGGTCGACGGGGGCGAACCTATGAAACCCGTCCCGTTCGACGAGGCAGAGACCTACGAGCCCGAGGACGGGTGGCGGCGCGTCTCGATGGCCGGCAGCGACCAGTTCTCCTTCGAGTGGTTCGAGAAGCCGCCGGGCCACAGTTCGCCGATGCACGACCACGAGAACGAGCAGGTCTGCCTCTGCCTGGAGGGCGAACTCACCGTCGCCACCGAGGACGACGAGGTCACTCTGCAGCCGAACGACTCGGTCCTGCTCGAATCGAACGAGGCCCACCGCGTCGAGAACACGGGCGACGAACTGGCGGTCGGACTGGACGTCTTCGCGCCGGGGCGCTCGTTCGACTTCTGGACGAACCGAGAGGAATGAACTACCTCGCACGCACCGCGAGCGGGCGGCCGCTGCTCGGGGACGACGAGGGATTCGTCCCGCTGAGCGCGGTCGAGTCAGACCTCGATAGCGTCCGCGAGGCGCTCCCGCGGGCCGCCGCGGGGACGCTCGGCGACGTCGCGGACGCACACGCGGAGCGGATGCCAGCCGCCGACTTCACGTTCGGGCCGCCGCTCGAAGCGTTCGGGAAGCTCTGGGGCATCGGGCTGAACTACGCCGAGCACGCCGGCGATCTAGACGAGCAGCGCCCGGACGAGCCGGCGAGCTTCATGAAGCCCTCGACGGTGCTGACCGGGCCGGGCGGGCCGATCCGCCTGCCACCGAAGTCCCAGAGCGAGCGCGTGACCGCCGAAGCCGAACTGGCCGTTGTGATGGGGAAGACCTGTCGCGGCGTCTCGGAGGCCGAGTTCGACGACGTCGTCGCCGGCTACCTCCCGGTGATCGACATGACCGCCGAGGACGTGCTCCAGCGCAATCCGCGATTCCTCACGCGTGCGAAGAGCTACGACTCCTTCCTCGTCGTCGGCCCGGCCATCGCCGTCCCCGAGGAGCCGCTGGACCTGACCGACGTGACCGTCCAGACGGTCGTCAACGACACCGTCGAGTCCGAGAACCAGATTCGGAACATGCTGTTCCCCCCGGAGGAGATCGTCTCGTTCCACTCGGACGTGATGACGCTCGAACCGGGCGACCTGTTCAGTACGGGGACCCCCGGCGCGGCACCCATCGAACCCGGCGACGACGTGCGCGCGACCGTCGAAGGCATCGGGAGCGTCGATGCGCCCGTGACGCGATAATTCGGTCCCGCCGACGCACTCGACCGTCGCGTGGCACCTCGAATCCCCGTAGCACCGTTCTCCGGTGCTTTCGCCGTATTTCGACCTTTTTCGACGACAGGAACTCCCGAGACCGGCGGAATATTGCCAACGAATATTCATGCACCAAATGGATAGATTGTTAAGGATGCCGGTAGTGCCCACTAATGACGATGTCAGACGAGAATATGCAGCGACGCAAATTCCTGTACGGAGCGGCAACCGCTGGCGTCATCGGCCTGGCCGGCTGCGGCGGCGACGGCGGTGACGGCGGCGACGGCGGATCGGGCGGCGACGGTGGCAGCGGCGGCGACGGCGGGTCGACCGGCACTGGCACCAGCGACGGTGGCGACGGCGGCGACGGCGGCAGCGGCAACCTCTCGCTGCGCGTCGGGACCTCCGCCGGCGGGACCCGCGACGTGGGCCTGGCCGTCGAACGCGCGGTCAGCCAGACGAGCGACTCGCTGGACTACTCGACCATCGAGAGCCCCGGATACATCGGGACCATCTACCGGATGGCCCAGGGCCAGTTCAACGCTGGCATCACCGACAACAACTCCCTGCTCAAGGCACAGGAGGAGCGCGGCCGGTTCTCCGAGCAGGCCGTCGAGCGCATCCCGCACTACGGGTTCTACGCGTTCCCGTACAGCATCTACGTCATCGCCCGCGACGGCACGGGCATCGAGACGTTCTCCGACCTCGCGGGCGCGAACGTCTACCCCGCCGAGCCGGGCTACTCGACGCGAGCGACGACGCTCGACGTCTGGTCGCAGGACCCGACGGCCGACGTCTACGACCAGATGAACATCCAGAACATGGGCGTCGACTCCGCCCCCGGCGCGATGGAAGAGGGCAACATCGACGCCTGTATCGCCTACGGGACCCCCGGCGTCCGCTACACCGGCTGGGTGACCGAGATCGCGTCCCGCCTCGACGTCCACTACGTCGAGCCGACCGACGCGCTCAAGGAGTCCGCCGAGTCCTACGGCGGGGCCGGTGCCAGCACGACGCCGTACAGCGACTGGCAGCTGGGCAACCTGGAGTTCGACACGGACGAGCTGTTCCACTGGGACCTCGAGGTCAACTACACGTTCAACCCGGACGCCAACAACGAGGCCGTCTACGAGCTCTGCCGCGTCGTCTACGAGAACAACGACGTGGTCAACGAGGGCGAGGCGCAGTTCAACGACTTCGCCAACGTCGAGGAGATGTACGGGTCCGCCCGCGAGAGCATCCCCGTCCACCCCGGCGCGGCCCAGTACTACAAGGACAACGACGCGTGGGACGACAGCCTCACGGTCGGTGAGTGAGCGATGCCGAGCGCGGTCTCCCCCGGTAACGGGCGCTGAGTGATACACGGATTCAATCAACAATGAGCACACAAACGGAACACACTGACCACTCTTCGGGGTTAGTCCGAGGGTTGGACCTGACGGTGACGGCGGCCGCGCTCGTCTTCTGGGGCATCGTCATCTGGTGGTCCACGACTCAGACGTGGTCGACGGTGCGATACGCGACGGTGTTCGTCGGCGGTATCATGACGGTGTACGCCCTCAACGAGACCCGCGAATCCTTAGCGGAGGGCAACTGGATCGATAGCGCGGTGTTGCTACCGTCGTCGATCGTCCTCATCACCGCCTCCGCGTACTTCGCGGCGAACTTCGAGCAGGTGTACCTCCTCCGACAGGGGTTCGCGCTCGAACACGAGTACATGCTGGCCCGGCTCATCATCATCTCCCTGCTGTACCTCACCTGGCGGGAGTTCGGGAACCTGTTCCTCGGGCTGGTCATCGGCGTGATGATCTACGCCCTCTTCGGGGACGCCGTCCCGGGCGTCCTCGGCCACGCCGGGATGAGCGAACTGACCCTGCTGCAGGCGACGGTGACGGACCTGTACGGGTTCTACGGCTCGCTGACCCAGCTGACGGCGTCGTGGATCGCGCCGTTCCTGCTGTACGCGGGCCTGCTGTTCGCCTACGGCGCGTTCGACCTCATCCTCCGCATCGCCATCGTGGCGGCGCGGTACGTCAAGTCGGGCGTCGCACAGACCGCCGTGCTGTCCTCGGCCGTCATCGGCTCCATCAACGGCTCTTACACGGCCAACGCCGCGATGACTGGATCGTTCACCATCCCGACGATGAAGGAGAGCGGGATGGCCGGGCACCGCGCGGCCGGCATCGAGGCCGTCGCCTCCACTTCCGGACAGGTGCTCCCGCCGGTCATGGGCGCGTCGGCGTTCGTGATGGCGTCGTACCTCGGCGTCCCGTACCTCAACATCGTCGTCGCGGGTCTCATGCCGGCGGCGATCCTCGTGGCGTCCATCGGCATCGCGGTCCACTACACCGCGATCAGCGACTCCAGCAGTCAGGAGATGGAGTTCTCGGAGTTCTTCGACGACCCGCTGTCGAACCAGGAGAAACTGTTCGAGGCGGTCCGGTTCGGTATTCCGTTCGGCCTGCTCATCTACCTCCTCGGGTTCGCGCAGTACACCGTGATGACCTCCGCGCTGTACACGGTCATCGCCATGGTGATCACCGGGATCACGATCCCCGTGCTCCAGAGCTTCGCGACCAGTTCCGAGGAGGGTCCCGGTAGCACGCTCGTCTCGCAGCTCCGGAAGACCGTCTTCGGCTTCCGCCGCGGAGCAATCATCCTCGCGCCCATCGCCATCATCCTCGTGGTCATCAGCGGCGTCGTCAACATCTTCGGGACGACCGGCGTCCCGGCGAAGATCGCGCTACTGATGATCAACATCTCGGGCGGCGTCCTGCTGTTCGCCGTCCTG encodes the following:
- a CDS encoding cupin domain-containing protein, giving the protein MKPVPFDEAETYEPEDGWRRVSMAGSDQFSFEWFEKPPGHSSPMHDHENEQVCLCLEGELTVATEDDEVTLQPNDSVLLESNEAHRVENTGDELAVGLDVFAPGRSFDFWTNREE
- a CDS encoding mandelate racemase/muconate lactonizing enzyme family protein, with product MRDYSDQIANRDPDRDVEITDIKTCVVEGNFEWNLIKVETDAGVTGIGESYRGGGVPELVEYTKRFLLGENPLDVERLSRYIFQEMSGHGGTTGKVVTAASGIEVALWDAAGKILGLPVYQLLGSKYRDEVRLYCDCHAGEAYAVEDGATAYAGAEAYSPEAYAAEAARVTDMGFTALKFDLDLPADNDPDPYNGRLTNAAIEEKREIVEAVRDEIGYDVDLAFDCHWDYSVESAKRLAHELEEYKLMWLEDLVPPENMDAQKEVTKNTRTPVATGENRFRVFELSELVYDHGVDVITPDPTTVGGLAETMRVADRAEENYMPMSPHNVCSPVGTMACVHLGAATPNFDLLEYHALEVDWWDDMLARDEPLIQDGYIEVPEEPGLGIELDEDVVEEHRLEGTSGF
- a CDS encoding IclR family transcriptional regulator, whose product is MGMQAGDELPDSVKTAQTLFDVVQFVKEEEGTTLPEMAAELDYAKSTIHRHLRTLEHLGYVVERDDGYRVGLRFLDIGVTARNSYCGYKLVRDKVEEIASETGERAQFFVEEHGEAVYLARSVGTHAVHTDPGIGSRIPLYAASAGKAILAELPESELFEMVELMDFEPMTEHTITDPDELLRELDEIRDRGYAFNRNESLQGTHAVGVAICDSNDDVIGGLSVTGPSHRLKGERFETELPDLLLGAANELELNIAHS
- a CDS encoding MFS transporter; protein product: MASLSSIAGTDAGVIRERPFQLLFLTNMLPPLGTALLSPVLNSLVEPLGATPANIGLMMSAFTAPAVVVIPITGVLADRYGRRPVILFGLLWFGITGTAISLVSTFEAALLLRFCQGFGFAALTPVIITSIGDLYSGTKEATAQGFRFTGSGITQTVFPLTAGLLVGLAWQYPFLLYAIAFPIAAVVYVWFEEPIDSDADTDDGRPLKAQLADLWTLVSHRRAWTMVVARGSANLVWFGFLTYNSIVVVDGLGGTPAQAGVLAALASTSYAVAATQAGRITAHFERRLYPLVAMNVSLGAGLAVVFLADALWLAVAGVVFMGLGFGVVLSIYRTVITSLAPPTLRGGLVSLSEGSGRAAATVTPILMGAAIAVLNPQFGFVSSVRLVGIATAAVGAGVGVACLLLMSVSPSIQVDA
- a CDS encoding DUF362 domain-containing protein, with protein sequence MDVPDRSDVDHLIDPQPLPSFARVRYEPPVETVAEPADAAREELDALALDGLSEGATVAVGVGSRGIHAIDDVTRAVVGELAERGFDPVVVPAMGSHGGATPEGQREVLEALGITESELDAAIDARMDTERVATVTVGETEMPVHLSVAALEADAVLVVNRVKAHTNFTGPVESGLTKMAVVGLGKQRGAKSFHSTAIAEGYLETLKPALSAIEDAAPLVGGIALVENFHEEIARVEAVPAGSFIEREPALLERAYEEMPTLPIDDVDLLVVDELGKEISGAGMDTNVIGRYRVLNAPDPETPSIDIIYARGLTEATKGNGIGIGLADLTRKAALDQLDLRKTYANTFTSGSLAKGQLPVVAPDDEFALRAALSALGGYDPETVRVLWIQNTQDLGELHVSEAVLPDLPDAAEVVEDATLSFTDGTAAFTEE
- a CDS encoding mandelate racemase/muconate lactonizing enzyme family protein; the protein is MEIVDVESYPIEIPLESPVSFSNRTLTFRDHAITHVRTADGREGVGYSLGYEGAGLISEAVESLLEPILLGEDPRDTERLWQEMYEGNVQIGRTGLFLRAISTVDIALWDLKAKAADEPLYKLLGGYADSVPSYASGGYYRDDKGHEGLREEMRRYLDEGHDVVKMKVGRRSVSEEEARVAAVREEIGPDRTLLLDANGVWSSATEAIRACRAFEPHDPYFMEEPVMIDRVETMAEVNDAIDYPVATGELEGTRHNFARLNDTGAATVLQPDVTVCGGVTEWLRIANYAAAYDIPIAPHYNWNIHASLLGAIENGLWIEYFYRDMDVKVFDDVVAEPLAPDDDGMIPLPETPGHGVPLDDDALDEFRTQ
- a CDS encoding fumarylacetoacetate hydrolase family protein translates to MNYLARTASGRPLLGDDEGFVPLSAVESDLDSVREALPRAAAGTLGDVADAHAERMPAADFTFGPPLEAFGKLWGIGLNYAEHAGDLDEQRPDEPASFMKPSTVLTGPGGPIRLPPKSQSERVTAEAELAVVMGKTCRGVSEAEFDDVVAGYLPVIDMTAEDVLQRNPRFLTRAKSYDSFLVVGPAIAVPEEPLDLTDVTVQTVVNDTVESENQIRNMLFPPEEIVSFHSDVMTLEPGDLFSTGTPGAAPIEPGDDVRATVEGIGSVDAPVTR
- a CDS encoding D-2-hydroxyacid dehydrogenase; this encodes MPTDTPDIAVLDHDAHGIPAAEYADILRRRLPDYTVSLADTPSERRRLLETATVVAGSRLDGDDLNAAENLRLFACNSAGVEHLPLDALAERGVAVTNASGVHGPNIAEHVLGWVLTFARRLDEGRRRQERREWRRFQSFAELAGSTVTVVGLGSIGEAIVQRFSGFDVTTLGVRHTPSKGGPTDEVLGYGDLDDALARTDVLVLSCPLTETTEQLIGETELGTLPTDAVLVNVARGGVVDTEALVGALQSNKIHGAALDVTDPEPLPTDHELWGFENVFLTPHVSGHTPKYWERRADILVENIERVAESGAYEKLRNQVA
- a CDS encoding TAXI family TRAP transporter solute-binding subunit; protein product: MSDENMQRRKFLYGAATAGVIGLAGCGGDGGDGGDGGSGGDGGSGGDGGSTGTGTSDGGDGGDGGSGNLSLRVGTSAGGTRDVGLAVERAVSQTSDSLDYSTIESPGYIGTIYRMAQGQFNAGITDNNSLLKAQEERGRFSEQAVERIPHYGFYAFPYSIYVIARDGTGIETFSDLAGANVYPAEPGYSTRATTLDVWSQDPTADVYDQMNIQNMGVDSAPGAMEEGNIDACIAYGTPGVRYTGWVTEIASRLDVHYVEPTDALKESAESYGGAGASTTPYSDWQLGNLEFDTDELFHWDLEVNYTFNPDANNEAVYELCRVVYENNDVVNEGEAQFNDFANVEEMYGSARESIPVHPGAAQYYKDNDAWDDSLTVGE
- a CDS encoding SDR family oxidoreductase; its protein translation is MDLQLDGNAALVTASSSGLGKASAKALAREGVNVVINGRDEDRLAEAKEEVEEVATGEVLAQSGDLTDPDETVALVEATVEEFGGLDHLVTSAGGPPSGAFMDTDDEDWEHAYQLLVMSVVRLAREAAPHLQESDHGTIVNITSRSVKEALDSLVLSNSVRMSVIGLEKTLSKELAPEVRANAVLPGPHETSRIQDLVNDAVDRGEYDSYEEGLQGWAGNPLERIGDPMELGNTVAFLSSPMSGFINGTALPIDGGSTGANL